A single region of the Streptomyces sp. NBC_01262 genome encodes:
- a CDS encoding nuclear transport factor 2 family protein, producing MTDPTLRQDVADVLLRYATGVDRRDWKLFRTCFTDDCQADYGGIGAWHDADSFTAWMDQAHVGGGRSLHRVTNQDIAAHSDGDAATARCYLDAIVMTADDQAAVRTVGYCDDELVRTDDGWKIARRRYTMVHCHTERNLGRPQS from the coding sequence ATGACGGACCCCACACTGCGCCAGGACGTGGCCGACGTACTCCTGCGCTACGCCACCGGCGTCGACCGGCGCGACTGGAAACTCTTCCGCACCTGCTTCACCGACGACTGCCAGGCCGACTACGGCGGCATCGGCGCCTGGCACGACGCCGACTCCTTCACCGCCTGGATGGACCAGGCCCACGTCGGAGGCGGCCGCTCCCTGCACCGCGTCACCAACCAGGACATCGCCGCACACAGCGACGGCGACGCGGCGACCGCCCGCTGCTACCTCGACGCCATCGTCATGACGGCCGACGACCAGGCCGCCGTCCGCACCGTCGGCTACTGCGACGACGAGCTCGTGCGCACCGACGACGGCTGGAAGATCGCCCGCCGCCGCTACACGATGGTGCACTGCCACACGGAGCGGAACCTGGGCAGGCCCCAGTCCTGA